The Impatiens glandulifera chromosome 3, dImpGla2.1, whole genome shotgun sequence genome contains a region encoding:
- the LOC124928783 gene encoding flavonoid 3'-monooxygenase CYP75B137-like: protein MSFISLQLQLHITFSPLILMALLISLIIILTLIWLTSLLMKMFSKKEQRMSLPPGPMGLPIIGSLPFLHPELHTYFTFLSKSYGPIFSLRLGNKIVVVISTPSLAQEVLKDKDTIFANRDVTIAGKVGFYGGSDILWSPYGPEWRMLRKIFVQEMLRGPMVDFFNEIRQREVRKIVNSLWVRRMSPVDVGEEVFMTVLNSITTVLWGDEMAEKSLGTEFRPFVEEINILLGTPNISDLIPCLSYFDLQGIERKMKRLVKRFDKYFDWIIDERMREDDNNEKKDFLQVLLNLRKGAGDNKTPLTVTHLKSLLLDMVLGGADSTSNMVKFALAEMMNYPHVMKKAQKELEVVVGIDNMVEESHLKILPYLYAIMKETLRLHPGVPLLSSRCPTETSIVGGYTIPKGARVFINVWSIHRDPSIWEDPLKFDPERFMSSKWDYSGKDLNYFPFGSGRRICPGIQLGEKMFLILLASLIHSFEWKVSQGEKVDLEEKFGLVLNKKNPLMAIPIPRLSNQAVYM from the exons atgtcctTCATTTCTCTACAATTGCAGTTGCATATCACATTTTCTCCTCTCATTCTCATggctttattaatttctttaatcaTCATCCTAACTTTGATATGGTTAACTTCACTTCTAATGAAGATGTTTTCCAAAAAGGAACAACGAATGTCACTTCCTCCAGGACCAATGGGGCTACCCATTATTGGGAGCCTCCCTTTCTTACATCCCGAGCTTCACACTTACTTCACTTTCTTGTCCAAGTCCTATGGCCCGATTTTCTCCCTCCGTCTTGGAAACAAGATCGTTGTTGTAATCTCCACTCCCTCTTTGGCACAAGAAGTTCTCAAAGATAAAGACACCATCTTTGCCAACCGAGATGTCACTATTGCTGGTAAAGTCGGTTTCTACGGAGGCTCGGACATTTTGTGGAGCCCTTATGGACCTGAGTGGAGGATGCTAAGGAAAATCTTCGTTCAAGAGATGCTTAGGGGACCCATGGTGGATTTTTTCAATGAAATCCGCCAAAGGGAGGTTCGAAAGATAGTCAATAGTCTTTGGGTCAGGAGGATGTCACCGGTGGATGTTGGTGAAGAGGTGTTCATGACAGTGCTGAATTCAATAACCACCGTATTGTGGGGAGATGAGATGGCGGAAAAGAGTCTTGGGACTGAGTTCCGGCCCTTTGTGGAAGAAATTAACATATTGTTGGGAACACCAAATATATCGGATTTAATTCCATGTCTATCTTATTTTGACTTGCAGGGTATAGAGAGAAAGATGAAGAGATTGGtgaagaggtttgataaatatTTCGATTGGATAATAGATGAACGGATGAGAGAGGATGATAATAATGAGAAGAAAGATTTTCTACAAGTTCTATTGAATTTGAGGAAAGGAGCAGGGGATAATAAAACGCCTCTAACTGTTACCCATCTTAAATCACTTTTATTG GATATGGTTCTCGGAGGAGCAGATTCAACATCAAACATGGTAAAATTTGCATTGGCCGAGATGATGAACTACCCCCATGTAATGAAGAAAGCGCAAAAAGAATTAGAAGTCGTGGTAGGCATAGACAATATGGTTGAGGAATCACACCTTAAAATATTACCATATTTATACGCAATCATGAAAGAGACCTTACGCTTACACCCTGGGGTGCCTCTCCTATCTTCACGATGTCCTACCGAGACTTCAATCGTTGGTGGATACACAATCCCCAAGGGTGCTCGTGTTTTTATCAATGTTTGGTCCATTCACCGAGATCCTTCTATTTGGGAAGATCCGCTCAAGTTTGACCCTGAAAGGTTTATGAGTTCAAAGTGGGACTACAGTGGAAAAGACTTGAACTACTTCCCATTTGGATCAGGCAGAAGAATTTGTCCAGGCATTCAATTAGGAGAAAAAATGTTTCTTATCCTATTAGCATCGCTTATTCACTCTTTCGAGTGGAAAGTGTCTCAAGGGGAGAAGGTAGATTTAGAAGAGAAGTTTGGGTTGGTATTAAACAAGAAGAATCCTCTTATGGCAATACCAATACCAAGGCTTTCCAATCAGGCCGTATATATGTAG